One window of the Takifugu rubripes chromosome 13, fTakRub1.2, whole genome shotgun sequence genome contains the following:
- the sppl2a gene encoding signal peptide peptidase-like 2A isoform X3 produces MDTAVRIVVFTAIVLASQVNCQEGILHISNGVTDKEYCLVYNQSWTPLSQTLDAALQYPLVNLTSTLLCDATGIQPEVVNGKALVVMRGVCDFSQKAVVAQSLGATLLLLASNTTLITPSANVSEYSSVHIPLALMRYRDLLDAQQVFGENMQVKLYAPPQSKIDPSIVVMLLIAVVTVTLGGCWCRACERDRLDCVLEGGGDSRAEGGDLFLYSPLKVIIFVGLMSVMLLLMYFFYNILVYVIIAIFCLASASALFSCLDAVMDVIGCGTVSFSIKNCKLSLRSLVLAAVCISIAVVWGVYRNEDSWIWILQDLLGIAFCLNFMKTISLSNFKICVILLSLLLVYDVFFVFITPFFTKNGVSIMVQVALGPDAAGERLPVVMRVPRFSAWALNMCGMQFSILGFGDIIVPGLLVAYCSRFDVRINSRNKVYFISSCIAYLLGIIMTFAVMLLSGMGQPALLYLVPFTLITAAAVAGYRKEMRQFWTGTTYEVLESSREPLLPEGRTDCSIGGQKC; encoded by the exons ATGGACACGGCTGTCAGAATTGTCGTTTTTACGGCCATTGTCTTGGCCTCGCAG GTAAACTGTCAAGAGGGAATCTTGCACATTTCAAATGGAGTTACTGATAAGGAATACTGCCTTGTTTACAACCAATCCTGGACACCGCTGTCACAAACACTTGATGCTGCT ctgcagTATCCTCTGGTGAATCTGACCTCCACCTTGCTGTGTGATGCCACTGGGATCCAACCAGAAGTGGTGAACGGAAAAGCATTGGTGGTGATGAGGGGGGTATGCGATTTCAGCCAGAAAGCTGTGGTGGCCCAAAGCCTTGGAGCAACGCTTTTGCTTCTGGCTAGCAACACGACGCTG ATCACCCCATCAGCCAATGTCTCTGAATATTCATCTGTCCACATCCCTCTGGCTCTCATGAGGTACAGGGATTTGTTGGATGCTCAGCAG GTCTTTGGTGAAAATATGCAGGTGAAGCTTTACGCTCCCCCGCAATCAAAGATCGATCCAAGCATCGTCGTCATGCTGTTGATTGCTGTTGTCACGGTCACCTTGGGTGGATGCTGGTGCCGAGCATGTGAGAG GGATCGACTGGACTGTGTCctagaaggaggaggagacagcagagcagagggtGGCGACCTcttcctctactctcctctcaaGGTCATCATCTTTGTGGGCCTGATGTCCGTGATGCTGCTCCTCATGTACTTCTTCTATAACATCCTGG TTTATGTCATTATTGCAATATTCTGCCTGGCATCTGCCTCTGCGTTGTTCAGCTGTTTGGACGCCGTGATGGACGTCATTGGCTGTGGCACTGTGAG CTTCTCTATTAAAAACTGCAAGTTGTCCTTGCGGTCTTTGGTCCTGGCAGCTGTGTGCATCAGCATCGCTGTGGTCTGGGGAGTCTACAGGAATGAAGACAG CTGGATCTGGATCTTGCAGGACCTTCTTGGAATTGCATTCTGCCTTAACTTCATGAAGACCATCTCACTGTCCAACTTCAAA ATCTGTGTTATTCTGCTGAGCCTCCTTCTTGTTTATGATGTCTTCTTCGTTTTCATCACACCATTCTTCACCAAG AATGGCGTTAGCATCATGGTGCAGGTTGCCCTTGGCCCCGACGCTGCAGGAGAGAGG CTGCCGGTGGTGATGCGTGTGCCGCGCTTCTCGGCCTGGGCTCTGAACATGTGCGGGATGCAGTTCTCCATTCTTGGTTTTGGAGATATCATCGTTCCAG GTCTCTTGGTAGCCTACTGCAGCAGATTTGACGTCCGgatcaacagcagaaacaaggTCTACTTCATCAGCTCCTGCATAG CTTATCTGCTGGGAATAATCATGACATttgctgtgatgctgctgtctGGAATGGGCCAGCCTGCCTTGCTCTACCTGGTTCCCTTCACCCTGATCACCGCCGCTGCAGTGGCTGGCTACAGGAAAGAGATGAGGCAGTTCTGGACAGGAACCACCTATGAG GTCTTGGAATCATCAAGGGAACCTTTGCTGCCAG AGGGAAGAACTGACTGCTCCATAGGAGGACAAAAATGCTGA
- the sppl2a gene encoding signal peptide peptidase-like 2A isoform X1 — MDTAVRIVVFTAIVLASQVNCQEGILHISNGVTDKEYCLVYNQSWTPLSQTLDAALQYPLVNLTSTLLCDATGIQPEVVNGKALVVMRGVCDFSQKAVVAQSLGATLLLLASNTTLITPSANVSEYSSVHIPLALMRYRDLLDAQQVFGENMQVKLYAPPQSKIDPSIVVMLLIAVVTVTLGGCWCRACERDRLDCVLEGGGDSRAEGGDLFLYSPLKVIIFVGLMSVMLLLMYFFYNILVYVIIAIFCLASASALFSCLDAVMDVIGCGTVSFSIKNCKLSLRSLVLAAVCISIAVVWGVYRNEDSWIWILQDLLGIAFCLNFMKTISLSNFKICVILLSLLLVYDVFFVFITPFFTKNGVSIMVQVALGPDAAGERTQSNMVEVPAEPQAPSEKLPVVMRVPRFSAWALNMCGMQFSILGFGDIIVPGLLVAYCSRFDVRINSRNKVYFISSCIAYLLGIIMTFAVMLLSGMGQPALLYLVPFTLITAAAVAGYRKEMRQFWTGTTYEVLESSREPLLPEGRTDCSIGGQKC, encoded by the exons ATGGACACGGCTGTCAGAATTGTCGTTTTTACGGCCATTGTCTTGGCCTCGCAG GTAAACTGTCAAGAGGGAATCTTGCACATTTCAAATGGAGTTACTGATAAGGAATACTGCCTTGTTTACAACCAATCCTGGACACCGCTGTCACAAACACTTGATGCTGCT ctgcagTATCCTCTGGTGAATCTGACCTCCACCTTGCTGTGTGATGCCACTGGGATCCAACCAGAAGTGGTGAACGGAAAAGCATTGGTGGTGATGAGGGGGGTATGCGATTTCAGCCAGAAAGCTGTGGTGGCCCAAAGCCTTGGAGCAACGCTTTTGCTTCTGGCTAGCAACACGACGCTG ATCACCCCATCAGCCAATGTCTCTGAATATTCATCTGTCCACATCCCTCTGGCTCTCATGAGGTACAGGGATTTGTTGGATGCTCAGCAG GTCTTTGGTGAAAATATGCAGGTGAAGCTTTACGCTCCCCCGCAATCAAAGATCGATCCAAGCATCGTCGTCATGCTGTTGATTGCTGTTGTCACGGTCACCTTGGGTGGATGCTGGTGCCGAGCATGTGAGAG GGATCGACTGGACTGTGTCctagaaggaggaggagacagcagagcagagggtGGCGACCTcttcctctactctcctctcaaGGTCATCATCTTTGTGGGCCTGATGTCCGTGATGCTGCTCCTCATGTACTTCTTCTATAACATCCTGG TTTATGTCATTATTGCAATATTCTGCCTGGCATCTGCCTCTGCGTTGTTCAGCTGTTTGGACGCCGTGATGGACGTCATTGGCTGTGGCACTGTGAG CTTCTCTATTAAAAACTGCAAGTTGTCCTTGCGGTCTTTGGTCCTGGCAGCTGTGTGCATCAGCATCGCTGTGGTCTGGGGAGTCTACAGGAATGAAGACAG CTGGATCTGGATCTTGCAGGACCTTCTTGGAATTGCATTCTGCCTTAACTTCATGAAGACCATCTCACTGTCCAACTTCAAA ATCTGTGTTATTCTGCTGAGCCTCCTTCTTGTTTATGATGTCTTCTTCGTTTTCATCACACCATTCTTCACCAAG AATGGCGTTAGCATCATGGTGCAGGTTGCCCTTGGCCCCGACGCTGCAGGAGAGAGG ACACAAAGTAACATGGTGGAGGTCCCTGCTGAACCCCAGGCTCCCTCTGAGAAA CTGCCGGTGGTGATGCGTGTGCCGCGCTTCTCGGCCTGGGCTCTGAACATGTGCGGGATGCAGTTCTCCATTCTTGGTTTTGGAGATATCATCGTTCCAG GTCTCTTGGTAGCCTACTGCAGCAGATTTGACGTCCGgatcaacagcagaaacaaggTCTACTTCATCAGCTCCTGCATAG CTTATCTGCTGGGAATAATCATGACATttgctgtgatgctgctgtctGGAATGGGCCAGCCTGCCTTGCTCTACCTGGTTCCCTTCACCCTGATCACCGCCGCTGCAGTGGCTGGCTACAGGAAAGAGATGAGGCAGTTCTGGACAGGAACCACCTATGAG GTCTTGGAATCATCAAGGGAACCTTTGCTGCCAG AGGGAAGAACTGACTGCTCCATAGGAGGACAAAAATGCTGA
- the sppl2a gene encoding signal peptide peptidase-like 2A isoform X2: MDTAVRIVVFTAIVLASQVNCQEGILHISNGVTDKEYCLVYNQSWTPLSQTLDAALQYPLVNLTSTLLCDATGIQPEVVNGKALVVMRGVCDFSQKAVVAQSLGATLLLLASNTTLITPSANVSEYSSVHIPLALMRYRDLLDAQQVFGENMQVKLYAPPQSKIDPSIVVMLLIAVVTVTLGGCWCRACERDRLDCVLEGGGDSRAEGGDLFLYSPLKVIIFVGLMSVMLLLMYFFYNILVYVIIAIFCLASASALFSCLDAVMDVIGCGTVSFSIKNCKLSLRSLVLAAVCISIAVVWGVYRNEDSWIWILQDLLGIAFCLNFMKTISLSNFKICVILLSLLLVYDVFFVFITPFFTKNGVSIMVQVALGPDAAGERTQSNMVEVPAEPQAPSEKLPVVMRVPRFSAWALNMCGMQFSILGFGDIIVPGLLVAYCSRFDVRINSRNKVYFISSCIAYLLGIIMTFAVMLLSGMGQPALLYLVPFTLITAAAVAGYRKEMRQFWTGTTYEREELTAP, encoded by the exons ATGGACACGGCTGTCAGAATTGTCGTTTTTACGGCCATTGTCTTGGCCTCGCAG GTAAACTGTCAAGAGGGAATCTTGCACATTTCAAATGGAGTTACTGATAAGGAATACTGCCTTGTTTACAACCAATCCTGGACACCGCTGTCACAAACACTTGATGCTGCT ctgcagTATCCTCTGGTGAATCTGACCTCCACCTTGCTGTGTGATGCCACTGGGATCCAACCAGAAGTGGTGAACGGAAAAGCATTGGTGGTGATGAGGGGGGTATGCGATTTCAGCCAGAAAGCTGTGGTGGCCCAAAGCCTTGGAGCAACGCTTTTGCTTCTGGCTAGCAACACGACGCTG ATCACCCCATCAGCCAATGTCTCTGAATATTCATCTGTCCACATCCCTCTGGCTCTCATGAGGTACAGGGATTTGTTGGATGCTCAGCAG GTCTTTGGTGAAAATATGCAGGTGAAGCTTTACGCTCCCCCGCAATCAAAGATCGATCCAAGCATCGTCGTCATGCTGTTGATTGCTGTTGTCACGGTCACCTTGGGTGGATGCTGGTGCCGAGCATGTGAGAG GGATCGACTGGACTGTGTCctagaaggaggaggagacagcagagcagagggtGGCGACCTcttcctctactctcctctcaaGGTCATCATCTTTGTGGGCCTGATGTCCGTGATGCTGCTCCTCATGTACTTCTTCTATAACATCCTGG TTTATGTCATTATTGCAATATTCTGCCTGGCATCTGCCTCTGCGTTGTTCAGCTGTTTGGACGCCGTGATGGACGTCATTGGCTGTGGCACTGTGAG CTTCTCTATTAAAAACTGCAAGTTGTCCTTGCGGTCTTTGGTCCTGGCAGCTGTGTGCATCAGCATCGCTGTGGTCTGGGGAGTCTACAGGAATGAAGACAG CTGGATCTGGATCTTGCAGGACCTTCTTGGAATTGCATTCTGCCTTAACTTCATGAAGACCATCTCACTGTCCAACTTCAAA ATCTGTGTTATTCTGCTGAGCCTCCTTCTTGTTTATGATGTCTTCTTCGTTTTCATCACACCATTCTTCACCAAG AATGGCGTTAGCATCATGGTGCAGGTTGCCCTTGGCCCCGACGCTGCAGGAGAGAGG ACACAAAGTAACATGGTGGAGGTCCCTGCTGAACCCCAGGCTCCCTCTGAGAAA CTGCCGGTGGTGATGCGTGTGCCGCGCTTCTCGGCCTGGGCTCTGAACATGTGCGGGATGCAGTTCTCCATTCTTGGTTTTGGAGATATCATCGTTCCAG GTCTCTTGGTAGCCTACTGCAGCAGATTTGACGTCCGgatcaacagcagaaacaaggTCTACTTCATCAGCTCCTGCATAG CTTATCTGCTGGGAATAATCATGACATttgctgtgatgctgctgtctGGAATGGGCCAGCCTGCCTTGCTCTACCTGGTTCCCTTCACCCTGATCACCGCCGCTGCAGTGGCTGGCTACAGGAAAGAGATGAGGCAGTTCTGGACAGGAACCACCTATGAG AGGGAAGAACTGACTGCTCCATAG
- the LOC101077044 gene encoding gonadotropin-releasing hormone II receptor-like isoform X2, which yields MNATLCDSMSATMFHLAPECPLNISINYSWPWSNRTAMEGTPLLPTFTTAAKVRVAITWILCVVSAFCNMAVLWVAHSEGRRKSHVRMLIVNLTLADLLVTFIVMPVDAMWNVTVQWIAGDFACRMLMFLKLQAMYSCAFVTVVISLDRQSAILNPLAINEARQRNKVMLTVAWIMSFVLSLPQIFIFHSVTIILPEDFTQCTTRGSFLTRWHETAYNMFTFSCLFLLPLVIMITCYTRIFFEISKRMQKDNLPSNEVHLRRSKNNIPKARIRTLKMSIVIVTSFIVCWTPYYLLGLWYWFFPDDLEGKVSHSLTHILFIFGLLNACLDPIIYGLFTIHFRKGLRRFFGRGAKAAELDNNTVITGSFTCATTLVPLRRELPSSRHWTHPRT from the exons ATGAATGCCACGTTGTGTGACTCtatgtcagcaaccatgtttcaCTTGGCACCGGAGTGCCCTCTGAATATCAGCATCAACTATTCCTGGCCCTGGTCCAACCGGACGGCGATGGAGGGCACCCCGCTGCTGCCCACCTTCACCACCGCGGCCAAAGTCAGGGTGGCCATCACCTGGATCCTCTGCGTCGTCTCGGCCTTCTGCAACATGGCCGTGTTGTGGGTGGCACACAGCGAAGGGAGGCGAAAGTCCCACGTCAGGATGCTGATCGTCAACCTGACACTTGCCGACCTGCTGGTCACCTTCATCGTGATGCCTGTGGACGCCATGTGGAACGTCACCGTGCAGTGGATCGCTGGGGACTTTGCCTGCAGAATGCTGATGTTTCTCAAGCTGCAGGCGATGTACTCCTGTGCCTTTGTCACCGTGGTGATTAGCCTAGATAGACAGTCGGCCATTCTCAACCCTCTGGCTATTAATGAGGCCAGACAGAGGAATAAAGTCATGCTGACCGTGGCGTGGATCATGAGTTTcgtgctctccctccctcag ATATTCATCTTTCACAGTGTGACCATCATCCTTCCTGAGGACTTCACCCAGTGCACCACCCGTGGGAGTTTCCTGACACGCTGGCACGAAACCGCCTACAACATGTTCACCTTCTCCTGCCTTTTCCTGCTGCCGCTGGTCATCATGATCACCTGCTACACCAGGATCTTCTTTGAGATCTCCAAACGAATGCAAAAGGACAACT TGCCCTCCAATGAAGTGCATCTGCGGCGTTCCAAGAATAACATCCCCAAAGCTCGGATTAGAACCCTGAAAATGAGCATcgtcatcgtcacctccttTATCGTCTGCTGGACTCCCTACTACCTGCTGGGTCTGTGGTACTGGTTCTTCCCGGATGACCTGGAAGGGAAGGTCTCCCACTCTCTGACCCACATTTTGTTCATCTTTGGCCTCCTCAATGCCTGCCTGGACCCCATCATCTACGGCCTGTTCACCATTCACTTCCGCAAGGGCCTCCGGAGGTTTTTCGGCAGAGGCGCTAAAGCGGCAGAGCTGGACAATAACACCGTCATAACTGGGTCTTTCACTTGTGCCACAACCTTGGTGCCGCTGAGGAGGGAG
- the LOC101077044 gene encoding gonadotropin-releasing hormone II receptor-like isoform X1, translating to MNATLCDSMSATMFHLAPECPLNISINYSWPWSNRTAMEGTPLLPTFTTAAKVRVAITWILCVVSAFCNMAVLWVAHSEGRRKSHVRMLIVNLTLADLLVTFIVMPVDAMWNVTVQWIAGDFACRMLMFLKLQAMYSCAFVTVVISLDRQSAILNPLAINEARQRNKVMLTVAWIMSFVLSLPQIFIFHSVTIILPEDFTQCTTRGSFLTRWHETAYNMFTFSCLFLLPLVIMITCYTRIFFEISKRMQKDNLPSNEVHLRRSKNNIPKARIRTLKMSIVIVTSFIVCWTPYYLLGLWYWFFPDDLEGKVSHSLTHILFIFGLLNACLDPIIYGLFTIHFRKGLRRFFGRGAKAAELDNNTVITGSFTCATTLVPLRREVSSVSCEGSACSDNHTGASLRSKCLMMTLVSSN from the exons ATGAATGCCACGTTGTGTGACTCtatgtcagcaaccatgtttcaCTTGGCACCGGAGTGCCCTCTGAATATCAGCATCAACTATTCCTGGCCCTGGTCCAACCGGACGGCGATGGAGGGCACCCCGCTGCTGCCCACCTTCACCACCGCGGCCAAAGTCAGGGTGGCCATCACCTGGATCCTCTGCGTCGTCTCGGCCTTCTGCAACATGGCCGTGTTGTGGGTGGCACACAGCGAAGGGAGGCGAAAGTCCCACGTCAGGATGCTGATCGTCAACCTGACACTTGCCGACCTGCTGGTCACCTTCATCGTGATGCCTGTGGACGCCATGTGGAACGTCACCGTGCAGTGGATCGCTGGGGACTTTGCCTGCAGAATGCTGATGTTTCTCAAGCTGCAGGCGATGTACTCCTGTGCCTTTGTCACCGTGGTGATTAGCCTAGATAGACAGTCGGCCATTCTCAACCCTCTGGCTATTAATGAGGCCAGACAGAGGAATAAAGTCATGCTGACCGTGGCGTGGATCATGAGTTTcgtgctctccctccctcag ATATTCATCTTTCACAGTGTGACCATCATCCTTCCTGAGGACTTCACCCAGTGCACCACCCGTGGGAGTTTCCTGACACGCTGGCACGAAACCGCCTACAACATGTTCACCTTCTCCTGCCTTTTCCTGCTGCCGCTGGTCATCATGATCACCTGCTACACCAGGATCTTCTTTGAGATCTCCAAACGAATGCAAAAGGACAACT TGCCCTCCAATGAAGTGCATCTGCGGCGTTCCAAGAATAACATCCCCAAAGCTCGGATTAGAACCCTGAAAATGAGCATcgtcatcgtcacctccttTATCGTCTGCTGGACTCCCTACTACCTGCTGGGTCTGTGGTACTGGTTCTTCCCGGATGACCTGGAAGGGAAGGTCTCCCACTCTCTGACCCACATTTTGTTCATCTTTGGCCTCCTCAATGCCTGCCTGGACCCCATCATCTACGGCCTGTTCACCATTCACTTCCGCAAGGGCCTCCGGAGGTTTTTCGGCAGAGGCGCTAAAGCGGCAGAGCTGGACAATAACACCGTCATAACTGGGTCTTTCACTTGTGCCACAACCTTGGTGCCGCTGAGGAGGGAGGTGAGCTCC